In Flavobacterium gelatinilyticum, a genomic segment contains:
- a CDS encoding DUF3526 domain-containing protein — protein MLQLLFKNFIRSKGTKIGLLFLLIIGFISLLIGHQFQEKQQNSIAETAVYQKEHIARNAAYHKDEIGLLLYYIKFSLVNKTLPVNSLAIGQRDVNPSIQTVTIRGLEGQKYDSELNNPSNLLAGNIDFSFVLLYLFPLLIIAFSYNLISEEKESGTWKIVATQSSNTFVYILKLFYVRILSLIALLTLVLISAVLFLQIPVDKSFIAFYGISVLYILFWFAVCFFIVSLQKNSNFNAVILLTIWLFLIIILPAVVNTYIINRYKVPEALELTLKQRNAYHEKWDMDKQETLDKFYKHYPQFKNYVLPEKEFSWLWYYAMQQMGDDESAVQSRELETKLEQRNRAGELIAQFIPTIHTQIQLNEIAKSDLKNQLLFLKETAKFHEKMRLYFYPKIFDNASAEKENWEKFKVETFNDTTEISFMKAFLPLLLFNLLLIGFGWRNFLRLV, from the coding sequence ATGTTACAACTCTTATTTAAAAATTTTATACGCTCAAAAGGAACCAAAATTGGATTGCTTTTTTTACTGATTATTGGTTTCATAAGCCTTTTAATTGGCCATCAGTTTCAGGAAAAACAACAAAATAGTATAGCTGAAACAGCAGTTTATCAAAAGGAACATATTGCGAGAAATGCTGCTTATCATAAAGACGAAATTGGACTTTTGTTATATTACATCAAGTTTTCGCTGGTAAACAAAACCCTGCCTGTAAACAGTCTGGCAATTGGGCAGCGCGATGTAAATCCGTCGATTCAAACTGTAACGATCCGTGGACTGGAGGGTCAGAAATACGATTCGGAGCTCAATAACCCAAGTAATCTTCTGGCGGGAAATATCGACTTTAGTTTTGTGCTTTTGTACCTCTTCCCTCTTTTAATTATTGCTTTTTCGTATAATCTTATTTCCGAAGAAAAAGAATCCGGAACCTGGAAAATTGTAGCAACGCAGAGTTCTAATACCTTTGTATACATTTTGAAACTGTTTTATGTCCGAATCCTGAGTTTAATTGCTCTTTTGACTTTGGTGCTTATTTCAGCGGTTTTATTTCTGCAGATTCCGGTTGACAAATCGTTTATTGCTTTTTACGGAATTTCAGTTTTGTACATCCTGTTTTGGTTTGCAGTTTGTTTTTTCATTGTTTCGCTTCAGAAAAATTCGAATTTCAATGCCGTTATTTTATTGACAATCTGGCTGTTTCTAATTATCATTCTTCCGGCTGTTGTAAATACGTATATCATCAACAGATACAAAGTTCCTGAAGCTTTGGAACTGACTTTGAAACAGCGAAATGCGTATCATGAGAAATGGGATATGGATAAGCAGGAAACACTGGATAAATTCTACAAACATTACCCTCAGTTTAAAAATTACGTACTTCCTGAAAAAGAATTCAGCTGGCTTTGGTATTATGCGATGCAGCAAATGGGCGACGACGAATCGGCTGTACAATCCAGGGAATTAGAAACTAAACTCGAACAGCGAAACCGTGCCGGCGAATTAATCGCGCAGTTTATCCCTACAATTCATACGCAGATTCAGCTGAATGAAATTGCAAAATCGGATCTGAAGAACCAGCTTTTGTTTTTGAAAGAAACCGCAAAATTCCACGAAAAAATGCGTTTGTATTTTTATCCGAAGATTTTCGATAATGCTTCTGCAGAAAAGGAAAACTGGGAGAAGTTTAAAGTAGAAACTTTTAATGATACAACCGAAATTAGTTTTATGAAAGCATTTTTACCATTACTGCTTTTCAATCTTTTATTGATTGGTTTTGGATGGCGGAATTTTCTCAGACTAGTTTAA
- a CDS encoding RNA polymerase sigma-70 factor, which yields MNNNTSFETELFLSFKDGDETAFKFFYDKYFRRIQSFSVQFIYDQDEAENLAQEALLHLWQNKENIESINGIQAFLFTYAKSKCLNLIRHNKVKDKFKNDLLNHKERELDIEVLNSIQFDTLELTELERIIQESISDLPPKTREVFIKKRFENKKNAEIAEEMNVTLKAVEAHMTKALKILKTKLSDYLFLIFILICNN from the coding sequence ATGAACAACAATACCAGTTTCGAAACAGAACTTTTCCTTTCCTTTAAGGACGGAGACGAAACTGCGTTCAAGTTTTTCTATGATAAATATTTTAGGAGAATTCAATCTTTCAGCGTTCAGTTTATTTACGATCAGGACGAGGCTGAAAACCTGGCTCAGGAAGCTTTACTACACCTCTGGCAGAACAAAGAAAATATAGAATCTATCAATGGGATTCAGGCTTTTTTATTTACATACGCCAAATCAAAATGTCTCAATTTAATCCGCCACAATAAAGTGAAGGATAAATTCAAAAATGACCTTCTAAACCATAAAGAACGAGAACTGGATATCGAAGTATTAAATTCGATTCAGTTCGATACTTTAGAATTAACCGAATTAGAACGTATAATTCAGGAATCTATCAGCGATCTGCCGCCAAAAACAAGAGAAGTTTTTATAAAAAAACGCTTTGAGAATAAAAAAAATGCAGAAATCGCCGAAGAAATGAACGTTACTTTAAAAGCTGTTGAAGCCCACATGACCAAGGCTTTAAAGATTTTAAAAACTAAATTATCCGATTATTTGTTCTTAATTTTTATTCTTATTTGTAATAATTAA
- a CDS encoding FecR family protein: protein MTSEIIDKYLSKEASEQEVQALFDWIEASEENKKQFITAKKAWALSTLSSNVLIDPVPVIEMKPKNKIRQYLQYAAVFLVFLGLGFTILLFNRKSETPKEIVLELGDGRLEYFSAKNQTTLLNDKGDLVAKKFPNQIIYFGRVQDHEVIYNTLSVPYGKRFRLKLSDGTVVSLNSGTTLRYPEQFGADGNRNVYLSGEAFFEVAKDKEHPFIVHANQADIEVLGTKFNVSAYPENPTVNSTLIEGSIRMSQAVNPSNAVLLVPNQMATWQNNSKKLVLKEVDPAFYAAWTKGELAFKDTPFSTIAKIIQRTYDVEIVNENSDLARQNFTGTITISESSVENILDLLKRDTPFNYSIQQKTITITNPR from the coding sequence ATGACATCGGAAATTATAGACAAATACCTTTCTAAAGAAGCTTCAGAGCAGGAAGTTCAGGCACTTTTTGACTGGATTGAAGCATCAGAAGAAAACAAGAAACAATTTATAACGGCAAAGAAAGCCTGGGCTTTAAGCACTCTTTCTTCAAATGTATTAATTGATCCTGTTCCGGTAATCGAGATGAAACCAAAAAACAAAATCAGACAGTATTTGCAATACGCTGCCGTATTTTTAGTGTTTTTGGGTTTAGGATTCACTATTTTATTATTTAACCGCAAATCTGAAACTCCAAAAGAAATTGTTCTGGAATTAGGCGACGGCCGTCTGGAATATTTCTCTGCAAAAAATCAGACCACATTATTAAATGATAAAGGTGATTTAGTCGCTAAAAAATTTCCGAACCAGATTATTTACTTTGGCAGAGTACAGGATCACGAAGTTATTTACAATACACTTTCGGTTCCGTACGGAAAACGTTTCAGACTTAAACTTTCAGATGGTACTGTTGTGAGTTTAAATTCGGGAACTACTTTACGTTATCCGGAGCAGTTTGGTGCTGACGGAAATCGAAATGTTTACCTGAGCGGTGAAGCATTTTTTGAAGTTGCCAAAGACAAAGAGCATCCGTTTATCGTGCATGCAAATCAGGCAGACATTGAAGTTCTCGGGACTAAGTTTAATGTGAGCGCTTATCCTGAAAACCCTACGGTTAATAGTACATTAATCGAAGGAAGCATCCGAATGTCTCAAGCTGTTAATCCTTCCAATGCCGTTCTCCTTGTCCCTAACCAGATGGCGACCTGGCAGAACAATTCTAAAAAACTGGTCTTAAAAGAAGTCGATCCGGCCTTTTATGCTGCCTGGACAAAAGGCGAACTTGCTTTTAAAGACACCCCATTTTCTACAATCGCTAAAATTATTCAGCGTACCTACGACGTTGAAATTGTCAATGAAAATTCTGACTTGGCCAGACAGAATTTTACAGGTACAATTACGATCAGCGAGTCCAGTGTCGAGAATATTTTAGACCTGCTGAAACGCGACACGCCTTTTAATTATTCCATTCAACAAAAAACCATTACGATCACCAATCCTCGATAA
- a CDS encoding SusC/RagA family TonB-linked outer membrane protein, with protein sequence MTFTIQPVLRKILFFLAILISGFKGFSQNKLITLQAKNKPISLIIKSIEEQTDFRIIYNARKIDAEQLADLDVKNAALETALTQLLKGRNISFYIQKKQVLLTSSLPDTSDATGQETQRLISGIVFDSKSKLPLPGATVRIKGTGMGAITDFNGKFVYLLKGNNIPDQVLEVGFLGMETQSQKADNKKNFVFNLKEAADELNPVVITSSYGTEKLKEEIVGSISTLYAKDIAVEQASESFDKMITGQIPGVLVENTSGVGGPVKINIRGQGTLPSFTNSKTGTSTQPLFIVDGVVMSEEFGIDSNYFSGNGDATENFMNPLMKIAPENIESLSVLKDAAAVGIYGADGANGVIIITTKKGKKGKAKFGFSNQLGISSAINQIKYLNGEQYNELRNEYLKNTSPGTALTPYNGVNTDWFSLLNKTGVYNKYNFNVSGATSKFSYRTSINYTKIDEPQFGNDTKQLNAGINLGFNHKKLDINLMLNPSYVQKHAPNIFYTFAYLPTLSPYNEDGSYSFLGSSGITRGNPLAAIEQNKNESNTYGILGSLNLNYKFSKALKFSTLFGIDYTDKEQDRYFSAENESGRFPNTFVLDGTTYSRWGRRLINERNSTKWNWQGQLLFEKQLNENHGIDGIIGFELAEDKTNFNYQSALGFVNPYKINAISDAIKDDNPNTPEDESKDNQTFGNDISYNSRVSAFAQANYNYKKRYYFLANFRRDESSVFGVDSNVALNGGAGASWIISNEKFLDKNTWIDFLKLKTSYGSTGNSRIGSYRSKGLYNLQQNGYNGLDGATTDTAPNGSLSWEKNTKFNAGIDFNVFKRVELSVEYYYNALSDLITTRDIPTETGYSSLQLNAADMYNRGFEFSTRIKWVTSDAFKWITSFNISTVQNKVTALKGLGSDYSQAEVALAQKIGYSTTTIWGINWVGVDPATGRNLVEKNGKVYDIMTYRSLYSIADWEPIGDRQPDAYGGFYNSFSFYNNLVLSFRGDFQIGGDFLAQDVLIDKYSNTSDRNLSVNAYDYWRKPGDIVSQPAVTNNPIVPNLSKYVYDATYVRLSNVNLSYNVPLKNSFLDALTVFADATNVAYWYKEKSPKGMNGIRELSYTYPQARTISLGVNAKF encoded by the coding sequence ATGACATTTACGATACAACCCGTTTTAAGAAAAATTCTGTTTTTCTTAGCCATACTTATATCTGGATTTAAAGGATTTTCTCAGAATAAATTAATTACATTACAAGCCAAAAACAAACCTATCAGTCTAATTATCAAATCGATTGAAGAGCAGACTGATTTTAGAATCATTTATAATGCAAGAAAAATTGACGCCGAACAACTGGCTGATTTAGATGTAAAAAACGCGGCTTTGGAGACTGCTTTAACGCAGTTATTAAAAGGCAGAAACATTTCGTTTTACATTCAGAAAAAACAGGTTTTATTAACCAGTTCACTTCCTGACACTTCAGATGCAACAGGTCAGGAAACCCAAAGACTGATCAGCGGAATAGTGTTTGACAGCAAGAGCAAACTGCCTCTTCCGGGCGCCACAGTACGTATAAAAGGAACCGGAATGGGCGCTATAACCGACTTTAACGGAAAATTTGTGTATCTATTAAAAGGAAACAACATTCCTGATCAGGTTCTTGAAGTGGGCTTTTTAGGAATGGAAACACAATCTCAAAAAGCGGATAACAAGAAAAATTTTGTTTTCAATCTTAAAGAAGCTGCAGATGAGCTGAATCCGGTTGTGATCACTTCGTCTTACGGAACTGAAAAATTAAAAGAAGAAATTGTGGGGAGTATTTCGACTTTGTATGCAAAAGATATTGCGGTTGAACAGGCTTCTGAAAGTTTCGATAAAATGATTACAGGTCAGATTCCGGGAGTTTTAGTTGAAAATACTTCAGGAGTCGGTGGTCCCGTAAAAATTAATATTCGTGGTCAGGGAACGCTTCCTTCTTTTACAAATTCAAAAACAGGAACTTCAACGCAGCCTCTCTTTATTGTTGACGGTGTTGTGATGAGTGAAGAATTTGGAATTGACAGTAACTATTTTAGCGGAAACGGTGATGCTACTGAAAACTTTATGAATCCATTAATGAAAATTGCACCGGAAAATATCGAAAGTCTTTCGGTTTTAAAAGATGCGGCTGCCGTGGGTATTTATGGTGCTGACGGAGCAAATGGTGTAATTATAATTACTACCAAAAAAGGTAAAAAAGGTAAAGCAAAATTTGGTTTTTCTAATCAGCTGGGTATTTCTTCAGCGATTAATCAAATTAAATATTTAAATGGCGAACAGTATAATGAATTGCGCAATGAATACTTAAAAAATACCTCTCCGGGAACTGCCCTAACTCCGTATAATGGTGTTAACACAGATTGGTTTAGTCTCTTAAACAAAACCGGAGTTTATAATAAATACAATTTTAATGTTTCGGGAGCTACTTCAAAGTTTTCATACAGAACAAGTATCAATTATACAAAAATTGATGAACCGCAATTTGGTAATGATACTAAACAATTAAATGCAGGGATTAACCTTGGATTCAACCATAAAAAACTGGACATTAATTTAATGCTTAATCCAAGTTATGTTCAAAAACATGCTCCAAATATTTTCTATACTTTCGCCTACCTTCCTACTTTATCTCCTTATAATGAAGATGGTTCTTATTCTTTCTTAGGTTCAAGCGGTATCACCAGAGGAAATCCTCTTGCGGCAATTGAACAGAATAAAAATGAAAGTAATACTTATGGAATTTTAGGAAGCTTAAATTTGAATTATAAATTTAGTAAAGCTTTAAAATTCTCAACTCTTTTTGGTATTGATTATACAGATAAAGAACAGGATCGTTATTTTTCTGCTGAAAATGAAAGCGGAAGATTTCCCAATACTTTTGTTTTAGACGGTACTACGTATTCAAGATGGGGACGCCGACTTATAAATGAAAGAAACTCTACTAAATGGAACTGGCAGGGACAGCTTTTGTTTGAAAAACAACTGAATGAAAACCACGGTATAGATGGTATTATTGGTTTTGAACTTGCCGAAGATAAAACTAATTTCAATTATCAGTCTGCCTTAGGATTTGTAAATCCGTATAAAATTAATGCTATATCTGATGCTATTAAGGATGACAATCCAAATACGCCGGAAGACGAATCAAAAGACAATCAGACTTTTGGTAATGACATCAGCTATAATTCCAGAGTTTCAGCATTTGCTCAGGCAAACTACAATTATAAAAAACGTTATTATTTCCTTGCTAATTTCCGTCGTGACGAAAGTTCTGTTTTTGGTGTCGATTCAAACGTTGCGCTAAACGGCGGTGCCGGAGCAAGCTGGATAATCAGCAACGAGAAATTTCTTGACAAGAATACTTGGATTGATTTCTTAAAATTAAAAACCAGCTACGGTTCAACAGGAAATTCAAGAATTGGTTCTTACCGTTCTAAAGGTTTGTATAACCTGCAGCAAAACGGCTATAATGGCTTAGATGGCGCAACAACTGATACAGCACCAAATGGCAGTTTAAGCTGGGAAAAGAACACTAAGTTCAATGCCGGAATCGATTTTAATGTTTTTAAACGTGTAGAATTATCCGTTGAATATTATTATAACGCTCTAAGCGATTTGATTACAACAAGAGACATTCCTACTGAAACGGGTTACAGTTCACTTCAGTTAAATGCTGCTGATATGTACAATAGAGGTTTTGAATTTTCTACCCGAATTAAATGGGTAACAAGCGACGCTTTTAAATGGATTACATCTTTTAATATTTCGACTGTACAAAATAAAGTAACTGCTTTAAAAGGTTTGGGAAGTGATTATTCTCAAGCCGAAGTGGCACTTGCCCAAAAAATTGGTTACAGCACCACTACAATCTGGGGGATAAACTGGGTTGGGGTTGATCCTGCAACAGGAAGAAACCTTGTTGAAAAGAATGGTAAAGTATACGATATTATGACTTACAGATCCTTGTATTCTATAGCAGACTGGGAACCTATTGGAGACAGACAGCCGGATGCTTATGGTGGTTTTTACAATAGTTTTTCTTTTTATAATAATCTGGTTTTATCTTTTAGAGGTGATTTCCAAATTGGAGGTGATTTCCTTGCTCAGGATGTTCTTATCGATAAATATTCAAATACATCTGACCGAAATCTTTCTGTTAATGCTTACGATTACTGGAGAAAACCGGGAGATATAGTATCACAGCCGGCAGTTACAAATAATCCTATTGTACCAAATCTTAGCAAATATGTATATGATGCCACTTATGTAAGACTGAGCAATGTGAACTTAAGTTATAATGTGCCTTTAAAAAATTCATTTCTGGATGCTCTTACAGTATTTGCAGACGCTACCAACGTTGCATATTGGTACAAAGAAAAAAGCCCTAAAGGTATGAACGGAATAAGGGAGTTAAGCTATACTTATCCGCAGGCCAGAACAATTTCACTTGGTGTTAATGCTAAATTTTAA
- a CDS encoding RagB/SusD family nutrient uptake outer membrane protein — MKYLKYITIAFLIFSVQSCSDFLEQEPGLRTSIDELLQNKQGVLRALNGIYNELEANVRGERFAVYADLQGGNIKFSPISSTGQITAPLNIREVYSFEDLAETSNFNLFYGESYDIINQANLILEYIPSLPDATETEKNKIKAEALTIRAYTHFLLALVYSQNYSYTTDASHPGIVYNTESIKSGVKYPARKTAAETYALIIDDLKTALENYSDTSSLAGPSYSFFNKNNTKALLARVYLYKRDWVNAYETANDVITNSGFTLVSSSDLAAQWSDPDLPLSETLMEFSISKDSEGTVSSSMSSNFGYNGSTYARYTASNDLIDLYENNDIRKQLFVTTPLSTLVNGVRRDMSYNFTKKYQDNAGYVAFRLSEMYLIRAEAAFENNRSDLALADINIIRARANASLLTSTANLKEDILLERRKELCFEGQFFFDLTRNHMGITRNDGCVSNNCSITYPSLKFVLPIPLYNTNLNENLQQNESY, encoded by the coding sequence ATGAAATATTTAAAATATATAACAATTGCCTTCCTGATTTTTTCAGTACAAAGCTGCAGCGACTTTTTGGAACAGGAACCAGGTTTGAGAACCTCTATTGACGAACTTTTACAGAATAAACAAGGTGTTTTAAGAGCTTTAAACGGAATTTACAATGAGCTCGAAGCAAATGTAAGAGGAGAACGCTTTGCTGTATATGCTGATTTACAAGGAGGAAACATCAAATTCAGCCCTATTTCTTCCACCGGACAAATTACAGCTCCTTTAAATATAAGAGAAGTATATTCATTTGAAGATTTAGCGGAAACAAGTAATTTCAACCTGTTTTATGGTGAAAGCTATGACATTATTAATCAAGCTAATTTAATTTTAGAATATATTCCTTCTCTGCCTGATGCAACTGAAACCGAAAAAAACAAAATTAAGGCAGAGGCTCTGACCATAAGAGCGTATACACATTTTTTATTGGCATTAGTATACAGCCAGAATTACAGCTATACTACAGATGCTTCACATCCGGGAATTGTTTATAATACAGAATCCATCAAGTCCGGCGTTAAGTATCCTGCAAGAAAGACGGCTGCTGAAACGTATGCTCTGATTATTGATGATTTAAAAACAGCTTTAGAGAATTATTCCGACACTTCATCTCTGGCAGGACCATCTTATTCATTTTTCAATAAAAACAATACGAAAGCACTGCTTGCGAGAGTTTATCTTTATAAAAGAGACTGGGTTAATGCTTACGAAACAGCAAATGATGTGATTACGAATTCCGGTTTCACCTTGGTAAGTTCTTCTGATTTGGCTGCGCAATGGTCAGATCCGGATCTGCCTCTCTCTGAAACATTAATGGAATTTTCTATTTCGAAAGATTCTGAAGGTACTGTCTCATCGTCCATGTCATCGAACTTTGGATATAATGGATCCACTTATGCAAGATATACGGCTTCAAATGACCTTATCGATTTATATGAAAATAACGACATTAGAAAACAATTATTTGTAACGACTCCTTTATCTACTTTGGTAAATGGCGTACGTAGAGATATGAGCTATAATTTCACAAAAAAATACCAGGACAATGCAGGTTATGTAGCTTTTAGATTAAGTGAAATGTATCTTATACGCGCCGAGGCCGCATTCGAAAACAACCGATCAGATCTTGCACTGGCAGATATTAATATTATTCGTGCACGTGCCAATGCTTCGCTGCTTACCAGTACTGCAAACTTAAAAGAAGATATTCTTTTGGAAAGAAGAAAAGAATTATGTTTCGAAGGACAGTTTTTCTTTGATTTGACTCGTAATCACATGGGAATTACCAGAAACGACGGTTGTGTATCAAACAATTGCAGCATCACCTATCCTTCTCTAAAATTTGTTTTACCAATTCCACTCTATAACACTAATCTTAATGAAAACTTACAGCAAAATGAATCGTATTAA
- a CDS encoding cytochrome-c peroxidase, which produces MKKLILPVLFLLSLTAYKSVENPDYIDIQELRKLYSGGDASKWPAAELHENIDKTKFEDIGVLPAVPYPAYNPYSKEKESLGKVLFFDPRLSKSGQIACASCHNPELGWTDNLTRSFGHDRQTGKRNSMTILNSAYATSLFWDGRASSLEDQAQFPVADPLEMNEKLTIAVDKIAKIKGYNPLFTAAFGDKKVTLERIQYAIATFERSINSPKSKFDQFVSGKSDIYTDQQVKGLHLFRTKAQCINCHNTPYFSDNQFHNDGQTLFGTKNEDFGRYNVTKDVKDIGKFRTPTLREVVNTKPWMHHGHFPTLLDVVELYNLGNPSPVQKKYLGTARDSLIPKVDPMLRKLDLSKEEISDLLAFIETLSTPTRRMIIPEMPK; this is translated from the coding sequence TTGAAAAAATTAATCCTCCCTGTCCTGTTCCTGCTGAGCTTAACGGCTTATAAAAGCGTGGAAAACCCTGACTACATTGATATTCAGGAATTGCGAAAACTCTATTCCGGCGGCGATGCTTCAAAATGGCCTGCAGCCGAATTACACGAAAACATCGATAAAACTAAATTTGAGGATATCGGCGTACTGCCTGCCGTTCCCTATCCCGCTTATAATCCGTATTCGAAAGAAAAGGAAAGTTTAGGGAAGGTGCTATTTTTTGACCCAAGATTATCTAAAAGCGGTCAGATTGCCTGTGCTTCCTGTCATAATCCTGAATTGGGCTGGACAGATAACCTTACCCGTTCTTTTGGTCATGACCGCCAGACCGGTAAACGTAACTCGATGACGATTTTAAACTCGGCGTATGCCACCTCTTTATTTTGGGATGGACGAGCTTCAAGTTTAGAAGATCAGGCGCAGTTTCCTGTTGCCGATCCTTTAGAAATGAATGAAAAACTGACAATTGCCGTTGATAAAATCGCGAAAATCAAAGGGTATAATCCGTTATTTACAGCTGCTTTTGGAGATAAGAAAGTAACTCTGGAAAGAATCCAGTATGCGATTGCTACTTTCGAAAGATCAATTAACAGTCCGAAAAGTAAATTCGACCAGTTTGTAAGCGGTAAATCAGATATTTATACAGATCAGCAGGTTAAAGGACTGCATTTGTTCAGAACCAAAGCACAATGCATCAACTGCCACAATACACCTTATTTCAGCGATAATCAGTTTCATAATGACGGGCAGACTTTATTCGGAACCAAAAATGAAGATTTCGGACGTTATAATGTAACCAAAGATGTAAAAGATATTGGCAAATTCAGAACGCCGACATTGCGCGAAGTAGTAAACACCAAACCATGGATGCATCACGGGCACTTCCCTACTCTACTGGATGTTGTAGAATTGTACAATTTAGGAAATCCATCTCCGGTTCAGAAAAAATATCTGGGAACAGCACGAGATTCACTGATTCCTAAAGTAGACCCGATGCTTAGAAAACTAGATTTGAGTAAAGAAGAAATCAGCGATCTTCTGGCTTTTATCGAAACTTTAAGCACACCGACAAGAAGAATGATCATACCAGAAATGCCAAAATAA
- a CDS encoding BamA/TamA family outer membrane protein has translation MIKVLSTSIMLFLWSFAVLAQISKKDTLTEKKVKAVDFNVMPYLNYNRTLDFMFGAIPMMMYKVDKTDTISPKSLSGISGVYTTNKSYFIASFNKWYFKEDRWRAQFFAATGNQNAQYYVDDIDVPDFYDYDTKKTMVHFTVLRRIIKSLYGGLGYGYAHYDTKYEDNIEPSSITHTNALQLFAMYDTRDAVYYPTKGDKIKLRWLTYPKWFDNMTDANKIFSEYNTYIPFRTGTDVLAARFSGKFGLGNISFEQQVTIGGNDIRGYSEGKYRGDGLMDLQAEYRYNFHKKMGIVGFAGVATIYGSDTENFNWKMYPGAGAGFRYKAFKTEKFNVGLDAAVGKCDWGLYFRLGEAF, from the coding sequence ATGATAAAAGTGCTATCAACCTCAATAATGCTGTTTTTATGGTCTTTCGCTGTATTGGCGCAGATTAGTAAAAAAGACACATTGACTGAGAAAAAAGTAAAAGCCGTAGATTTTAATGTGATGCCGTATTTAAATTACAACCGGACACTTGATTTTATGTTTGGAGCCATCCCGATGATGATGTATAAAGTGGATAAAACGGATACTATTTCGCCTAAATCTTTGTCGGGTATTTCGGGAGTTTACACCACCAATAAATCTTATTTTATCGCTTCGTTTAACAAATGGTATTTTAAAGAAGACCGCTGGCGTGCCCAGTTTTTTGCAGCAACGGGCAATCAGAATGCGCAGTATTATGTAGATGATATTGATGTTCCTGATTTTTATGATTATGACACCAAAAAAACGATGGTGCATTTTACGGTGCTTCGGCGTATTATAAAGTCGTTGTATGGCGGACTGGGTTACGGATATGCGCATTACGACACAAAATACGAAGACAATATTGAACCCTCATCGATAACGCACACTAATGCTTTACAGCTTTTTGCAATGTACGATACGCGCGATGCGGTTTATTATCCCACAAAGGGAGACAAAATTAAACTACGCTGGCTTACTTATCCAAAATGGTTTGATAATATGACCGATGCCAATAAAATCTTTTCAGAATATAATACCTATATCCCATTCAGAACCGGAACGGATGTTTTGGCTGCCCGTTTTTCGGGTAAGTTCGGATTGGGAAATATTTCTTTTGAACAGCAGGTAACCATTGGAGGAAATGATATTAGAGGCTATTCCGAAGGCAAATACCGCGGAGATGGTCTGATGGATCTGCAGGCAGAATATCGATATAATTTCCACAAAAAAATGGGAATCGTGGGTTTTGCAGGCGTGGCAACTATTTACGGATCAGATACTGAAAATTTCAACTGGAAAATGTATCCCGGAGCAGGAGCAGGATTTCGATACAAAGCTTTTAAAACCGAAAAATTCAATGTAGGTCTGGATGCTGCTGTGGGAAAATGCGATTGGGGATTGTATTTTCGTTTAGGTGAGGCTTTTTGA
- a CDS encoding VOC family protein, whose product MKIDQIQIKTNDIQKIKTFYQNTLGLFILENDSKSITLQAGTSILKFTEDPGFKSIYHFAFNIPENQLEEAIQWCKDKADLIVLEDKSVVTHFENWNAHSVYFYDLNGNLLEFIARHDLNNEQVGEFNSASILNISEIGIVTESPLELGNQLIAEHGLRFFSQNENTDKFSAIGDHEGLLILVQPNRNWYPTQTPSESNPTEITLENDESIINLKF is encoded by the coding sequence ATGAAAATAGATCAGATACAAATTAAAACAAACGATATTCAAAAAATTAAAACATTTTATCAGAATACATTAGGGCTCTTTATTCTGGAAAATGATTCAAAATCGATAACGCTTCAGGCCGGAACTTCAATTTTAAAATTTACAGAAGATCCAGGTTTTAAATCTATATATCATTTTGCTTTCAATATACCCGAAAATCAGTTGGAAGAAGCCATCCAGTGGTGCAAAGACAAAGCCGATTTAATTGTTTTGGAAGATAAAAGTGTCGTTACCCATTTTGAGAACTGGAATGCACATTCTGTTTATTTTTATGACCTTAACGGAAATCTGCTGGAGTTCATTGCACGACACGATCTCAATAACGAACAAGTTGGCGAATTCAATTCGGCTTCTATTTTAAATATAAGCGAAATTGGAATTGTTACTGAAAGTCCCTTAGAATTAGGAAATCAATTAATCGCAGAACACGGGCTTCGTTTCTTTTCTCAAAATGAAAATACCGATAAATTCTCAGCCATTGGCGATCATGAAGGTTTATTGATCCTTGTACAGCCAAACCGAAATTGGTACCCGACACAAACTCCTTCTGAAAGCAACCCGACTGAGATTACCTTAGAGAATGATGAAAGTATCATTAATCTGAAATTCTAA